In Mercurialis annua linkage group LG5, ddMerAnnu1.2, whole genome shotgun sequence, a single genomic region encodes these proteins:
- the LOC126683466 gene encoding uncharacterized protein LOC126683466: protein MALSSAFRERLEHMDYTRIQRLSLLQAEKELQVNKSQILASKLRDVTSMEQRCLILERNIAFQNYKILALKSEIQRLDAKYEADSQQLRVLKSEVEEVEELEKEKERFYEIKCDEMKEFQKNVEEFVLKYRIQVYELRNKVNELKGTFNDLQGKNGHLSNSEIAAAETRRAELTVGKENLQKKLASNYQIRSQLQNQLKGSILSTHHQDYRKPSQSQFTSFN, encoded by the exons atgGCGCTATCATCTGCGTTTCGAGAGAGGTTAGAGCACATGGATTACACCAGAATTCAACGTCTTTCCCTTCTCCAG GCAGAGAAAGAATTACAAGTAAACAAGTCACAGATTTTAGCTTCAAAGTTAAGGGATGTTACTTCAATGGAGCAACGGTGCTTGATTCTCGAGCGTAATATTGCgtttcaaaactataaaattttagctTTAAAATCTGAGATTCAGAGACTTGATGCTAAATATGAGGCTGATTCACAGCAGTTGAG GGTTTTGAAGAGTGAAGTGGAGGAGGTGGAGGAATTGGAGAAGGAAAAAGAGAGGTTTTACGAGATAAAATGCGATGAGATGAAGGAATTTCAGAAAAATGTGGAGGAATTCGTGCTCAAATATCGAATTCAAGTATATGAATTGAGGAATAAAGTGAATGAG CTAAAGGGTACCTTTAATGATCTCCAAGGCAAGAATGGACATTTGAGCAACTCCGAGATAGCTGCAGCAGAGACGAGAAGGGCGGAATTGACTGTTGGGAAGGAGAATCTGCAGAAAAAATTGGCTTCTAATTACCAAATAAGATCACAATTGCAAAATCAGCTAAAGGGTAGTATATTGAGCACACACCATCAAGACTATAGGAAACCATCTCAATCTCAATTCACTTCATTCAACTAA
- the LOC126682395 gene encoding uncharacterized protein LOC126682395 isoform X2: MADEPSLTRWTFPFGRKKVSETQNGHTDTAAANGSSSEVTSNGNGHVKNSSDMAIYEQYRNTQDRSQANGALSNGIIDRPQRSLLPSFDSAETRTLAEGLCRDIVRGNPDVKWENIKGLENAKKLLKEAVVMPIKYPTYFTGLLSPWKGILLFGPPGTGKTMLAKAVATECKTTFFNISASSVVSKWRGDSEKLIKVLFELARHHAPSTIFIDEIDAIISQRGEGRSEHEASRRLKTELLVQMDGLQRTEELVFVLAATNLPWELDGAMLRRLEKRILVPLPEAEARRAMYEELLPPQPDVDELPYDLLVEKTEGYSGSDIRLLSKEAAMQPLRRVMALLEDRPEIVPEDELPKVGPITPEDIETALKNTRPSAHLHAHRYEKFNADYGSQILQ; this comes from the exons ATGGCCGACGAACCTTCGCTCACTCGCTGGACTTTTCCG TTTGGGAGGAAGAAGGTTTCAGAGACGCAAAACGGTCATACTGATACTGCGGCTGCTAACGGAAGTTCGTCTGAGGTTACTTCTAATGGAAATGGTCATGTTAAGAACAGTTCTGATATGGCGATTTACGAGCAGTATCGAAATACTCAA GACAGGAGTCAAGCAAATGGAGCCTTGTCTAATGGAATTATCGATAGACC GCAGAGGTCATTGCTCCCTTCCTTTGATTCTGCTGAAACTCGAACATTAGCAGAGGGTTTATGCAG GGACATTGTCCGTGGAAACCCTGATGTCAAGTGGGAAAACATTAAAGGGTTAGAGAATGCCAAAAAGTTACTGAAAGAAGCAGTTGTCATGCCAATAAAGTATCCCAC ATACTTTACTGGTCTTCTATCACCATGGAAAGGCATTCTTCTTTTTGGCCCTCCAGGGACAGGAAAG ACAATGCTTGCAAAGGCTGTAGCTACAGAATGCAAGACCACCTTTTTCAACATTTCAGCATCTTCTGTTGTTAGCAAGTGGCGTG GTGATTCGGAGAAGTTAATTAAGGTGTTATTTGAGCTTGCTAGGCACCATGCACCATCAACAATATTTATTGATGAAATAGATGCAATTATTAGTCAGCGGGGTGAAGGTCGCAGTGAACATGAAGCTAGTAGGCGTTTGAAAACTGAGTTACTCGTACAG ATGGATGGTTTGCAACGGACGGAGgagcttgtttttgttttggcAGCAACTAATCTCCCCTGGGAGTTAGATGGAGCCATGCTCAGGCGCTTGGAGAAGCGA ATCTTGGTTCCTCTTCCAGAAGCAGAAGCCAGAAGAGCCATGTATGAGGAGCTCTTGCCACCACAGCCTGATGTAGATGAACTTCCCTATGACTTATTGGTGGAAAAGACCGAAGGTTATTCAGGTTCAGATATTAGATTGCTGTCCAAAGAAGCTGCTATGCAGCCATTACGACGAGTAATGGCTCTTCTTGAAGACAGACCGGAAATAGTGCCTGAGGATG AGTTGCCAAAAGTTGGGCCAATCACACCGGAGGACATAGAGACAGCTTTAAAGAACACCAGGCCATCTGCTCATCTCCATGCCCACCGTTACGAGAAGTTCAATGCTGATTACGGTAGCCAAATACTCCAGTGA
- the LOC126683467 gene encoding uncharacterized protein LOC126683467 — translation MADELALDLAELKQLQTIAKRPKVQSLISSEILNLEKMAVSVPAATPNPTPTPIATVKVPSTPALNYVALGTFSYDQDNDKVKIYVSLEGVEQEKIETEFKPMSFDVKFHDVHGKNYRCAIPKLNKEIVPEKCKVLVKPTRVIITLFKASKGNWLDLHFKEDKLNPKMDKERDPMAGIMDLMKNMYEEGDDDMKRTIAKAWTDARSGKSADPLKGYR, via the exons ATGGCAGACGAATTGGCGTTAGATTTGGCAGAGCTTAAGCAGCTTCAAACCATAGCCAAGAGACCCAAAGTTCAGTCTCTCATCTCTTCTGAAATACTCAACTTGGAGAAG ATGGCTGTTTCTGTGCCGGCTGCGACTCCGAATCCGACTCCGACTCCGATTGCAACTGTTAAAGTGCCTTCTACCCCTGCATTGAATTATGTTGCCCTTGGAACTTTCAGCTATGATCAGGACAATGACAAAGTCAAG ATATATGTCTCTTTAGAGGGTGTTGAGCAAGAGAAAATTGAGACGGAGTTTAAACCTATGTCATTTGATGTCAAATTTCATGATGTTCACGGGAAGAACTACCGTTGTGCCATACCGAAATTGAACAAGGAGATTGTACCTGAGAAATGTAAAGTGTTGGTTAAGCCTACCAGGGTTATAATTACGTTGTTTAAAGCTTCAAAAGGGAATTGGTTAGACTTGCACTTCAAAGAGGACAAG CTGAATCCAAAAATGGATAAGGAGCGGGATCCCATGGCTGGAATTATGGATCTAATGAAG AATATGTACGAGGAAGGGGATGATGACATGAAACGAACAATTGCAAAAGCATGGACAGATGCGAGATCAGGCAAATCTGCTGATCCTTTGAAGGGCTATCGCTGA
- the LOC126682395 gene encoding uncharacterized protein LOC126682395 isoform X1, with product MADEPSLTRWTFPDFKLNYDAKFGRKKVSETQNGHTDTAAANGSSSEVTSNGNGHVKNSSDMAIYEQYRNTQDRSQANGALSNGIIDRPQRSLLPSFDSAETRTLAEGLCRDIVRGNPDVKWENIKGLENAKKLLKEAVVMPIKYPTYFTGLLSPWKGILLFGPPGTGKTMLAKAVATECKTTFFNISASSVVSKWRGDSEKLIKVLFELARHHAPSTIFIDEIDAIISQRGEGRSEHEASRRLKTELLVQMDGLQRTEELVFVLAATNLPWELDGAMLRRLEKRILVPLPEAEARRAMYEELLPPQPDVDELPYDLLVEKTEGYSGSDIRLLSKEAAMQPLRRVMALLEDRPEIVPEDELPKVGPITPEDIETALKNTRPSAHLHAHRYEKFNADYGSQILQ from the exons ATGGCCGACGAACCTTCGCTCACTCGCTGGACTTTTCCG gattttaaattgaattatgaTGCGAAGTTTGGGAGGAAGAAGGTTTCAGAGACGCAAAACGGTCATACTGATACTGCGGCTGCTAACGGAAGTTCGTCTGAGGTTACTTCTAATGGAAATGGTCATGTTAAGAACAGTTCTGATATGGCGATTTACGAGCAGTATCGAAATACTCAA GACAGGAGTCAAGCAAATGGAGCCTTGTCTAATGGAATTATCGATAGACC GCAGAGGTCATTGCTCCCTTCCTTTGATTCTGCTGAAACTCGAACATTAGCAGAGGGTTTATGCAG GGACATTGTCCGTGGAAACCCTGATGTCAAGTGGGAAAACATTAAAGGGTTAGAGAATGCCAAAAAGTTACTGAAAGAAGCAGTTGTCATGCCAATAAAGTATCCCAC ATACTTTACTGGTCTTCTATCACCATGGAAAGGCATTCTTCTTTTTGGCCCTCCAGGGACAGGAAAG ACAATGCTTGCAAAGGCTGTAGCTACAGAATGCAAGACCACCTTTTTCAACATTTCAGCATCTTCTGTTGTTAGCAAGTGGCGTG GTGATTCGGAGAAGTTAATTAAGGTGTTATTTGAGCTTGCTAGGCACCATGCACCATCAACAATATTTATTGATGAAATAGATGCAATTATTAGTCAGCGGGGTGAAGGTCGCAGTGAACATGAAGCTAGTAGGCGTTTGAAAACTGAGTTACTCGTACAG ATGGATGGTTTGCAACGGACGGAGgagcttgtttttgttttggcAGCAACTAATCTCCCCTGGGAGTTAGATGGAGCCATGCTCAGGCGCTTGGAGAAGCGA ATCTTGGTTCCTCTTCCAGAAGCAGAAGCCAGAAGAGCCATGTATGAGGAGCTCTTGCCACCACAGCCTGATGTAGATGAACTTCCCTATGACTTATTGGTGGAAAAGACCGAAGGTTATTCAGGTTCAGATATTAGATTGCTGTCCAAAGAAGCTGCTATGCAGCCATTACGACGAGTAATGGCTCTTCTTGAAGACAGACCGGAAATAGTGCCTGAGGATG AGTTGCCAAAAGTTGGGCCAATCACACCGGAGGACATAGAGACAGCTTTAAAGAACACCAGGCCATCTGCTCATCTCCATGCCCACCGTTACGAGAAGTTCAATGCTGATTACGGTAGCCAAATACTCCAGTGA